The Sporomusa termitida genome has a window encoding:
- a CDS encoding MFS transporter produces MSEKALVQQAEAAEQPTKQRVVVIVVLLVTLLVAYLDRVNVSVLVADEAFLAAMGIKGNAVAMGSLMSLFLATYAIANSVLGPLGDWWGPRKVMALAIVLWGLSCIYGGLVTTFAGMLVARCILGLGEGMHWPMQMKFVRNWFPPNERARANSTWLLGLAAGPAIAMPLFVWIVGNWGWRSSFFALAAIGIIPLILIWFFTTDYPRESKRINHLELEYIENGLQAEASAKQQAEPVSTWEASKGFLFNLDYWLCVLFYICSSAAWWGLMTWIPSYLKEAMGFSWKSMGFWANAPYAAAVVALVAVGYLTDKVERKATFGILHMLGGAAGIYFAAHATDQIEAALWLVVAVSALVIGLPGHWSMIQKVVPEKALATGSGLESGLGSAGGALTPVIVGYFIDATGSYAGGLMSLVMFCLIGAVAMIALWFRKV; encoded by the coding sequence GTGAGTGAAAAAGCATTGGTGCAGCAGGCCGAGGCGGCCGAGCAGCCGACTAAACAACGGGTGGTTGTAATCGTTGTTTTACTAGTGACATTATTAGTTGCATACCTTGACCGGGTTAACGTATCGGTACTTGTGGCCGATGAGGCCTTTTTGGCGGCGATGGGGATTAAGGGCAATGCCGTGGCGATGGGGTCGCTGATGTCATTGTTCCTGGCAACCTATGCCATTGCCAACAGTGTTCTGGGACCGCTGGGCGACTGGTGGGGGCCGCGCAAGGTCATGGCTTTGGCCATTGTATTATGGGGCTTGTCCTGCATTTATGGCGGTCTGGTAACAACCTTTGCCGGCATGCTTGTGGCCAGATGCATTCTGGGCCTGGGGGAAGGCATGCATTGGCCGATGCAGATGAAGTTTGTCCGGAACTGGTTTCCGCCCAATGAGCGGGCCCGGGCCAATTCCACCTGGCTGCTGGGGCTGGCGGCCGGACCGGCGATTGCCATGCCTTTATTCGTCTGGATTGTCGGCAACTGGGGCTGGCGGTCAAGTTTTTTCGCCTTAGCGGCTATCGGCATTATACCGTTAATTCTGATCTGGTTTTTTACTACAGATTATCCGCGGGAGAGCAAAAGAATCAACCATCTGGAGCTGGAATATATCGAGAACGGGCTGCAGGCCGAAGCGTCAGCCAAACAGCAAGCGGAGCCGGTGTCAACCTGGGAGGCGTCCAAGGGCTTCCTGTTTAATCTGGATTACTGGCTGTGTGTGTTGTTTTATATTTGCAGCTCTGCGGCCTGGTGGGGGCTGATGACCTGGATTCCGTCCTACCTGAAAGAGGCTATGGGTTTCTCCTGGAAAAGCATGGGCTTCTGGGCTAATGCCCCGTATGCGGCCGCCGTTGTGGCGCTTGTGGCTGTCGGCTATCTGACCGATAAGGTGGAACGGAAAGCCACTTTCGGTATTTTACATATGCTGGGCGGGGCGGCGGGGATCTATTTTGCCGCTCATGCAACAGATCAGATAGAAGCAGCATTATGGCTTGTTGTGGCCGTATCGGCCCTGGTCATCGGCCTGCCCGGTCATTGGTCGATGATTCAAAAAGTTGTGCCCGAGAAAGCTCTGGCAACAGGCAGCGGGCTTGAAAGCGGCCTGGGCAGTGCCGGCGGGGCGCTTACACCGGTTATAGTCGGATATTTTATTGATGCGACCGGCAGTTATGCCGGCGGGCTGATGTCGCTGGTCATGTTTTGCCTGATCGGGGCGGTGGCAATGATCGCCCTTTGGTTTAGGAAGGTGTAA
- a CDS encoding sigma-54 interaction domain-containing protein codes for MRESKYVSVHNKQLSRELLLKILDNSYDAIFATDSTGITIYANKACEQYYGIRPSDMIGKDPWQFMEQAGCYPPTAPITLHSKARNTLEQSTRTGAKMVVTNTPIYDQNGNIEFLVQNCRDVKQLADIKRDFEQTKELLARMEEEVVVLSKKELQNVKLVAHSAQMKELMTLVEKVAPVDINILILGETGTGKSALAKNIHRISSRQNGPFISINCAAIPEELMESELFGYMGGAFTGALQKGKTGLIELADGGTLFLDEIAELPPRLQGKILDVIQERRFIPIGGHQVKTVDCRIISATNRNMNTMIERGLFREDLYYRLNVIELELRPLRERPEDTLALIYYFLNKFHKKYKKDHSISPECRDILLDYSWPGNIRELENMIERLVVVVEDSTIEVCHLPKIFSEAFSKSIQFPATEKPQVRTLDEAICQLERRMIVEALHKYGSSRKVAHALHISQSKAYRLIEKYCNNKLF; via the coding sequence TTGCGGGAATCTAAGTATGTATCGGTTCATAATAAACAGCTGAGTAGAGAGCTACTGCTTAAAATTTTAGACAATTCTTATGACGCCATTTTTGCTACTGATAGTACGGGAATAACTATTTATGCCAATAAGGCTTGTGAGCAATATTATGGAATCAGGCCAAGTGATATGATCGGCAAAGACCCATGGCAATTTATGGAGCAAGCCGGATGTTACCCGCCTACTGCGCCGATTACGCTTCACAGCAAGGCTAGAAATACGTTGGAGCAGTCAACGCGGACAGGCGCTAAAATGGTAGTAACCAATACTCCGATTTACGATCAGAATGGTAATATTGAATTTCTGGTGCAAAATTGCCGTGATGTAAAACAATTGGCAGATATAAAACGTGATTTTGAACAAACAAAAGAATTATTAGCGCGGATGGAAGAAGAAGTTGTAGTATTAAGCAAAAAAGAACTGCAAAATGTCAAGCTTGTGGCTCACAGTGCGCAAATGAAAGAGTTAATGACATTAGTGGAAAAAGTGGCACCTGTCGATATAAACATTTTAATTCTGGGTGAGACAGGGACTGGCAAAAGTGCCCTTGCCAAGAATATTCACAGGATTAGTTCACGCCAGAACGGGCCTTTTATCAGCATTAATTGTGCGGCTATTCCGGAAGAACTGATGGAGTCGGAATTGTTTGGCTATATGGGAGGGGCTTTTACCGGCGCGCTGCAAAAAGGCAAGACAGGTCTTATCGAACTGGCTGATGGCGGCACCTTGTTTTTGGATGAAATAGCGGAATTGCCGCCACGTCTGCAGGGCAAGATTCTCGATGTTATTCAAGAACGGCGCTTTATACCGATCGGCGGCCATCAGGTCAAGACGGTGGACTGCCGGATTATTTCGGCTACAAACAGGAATATGAACACTATGATAGAGCGGGGACTTTTTCGTGAAGACCTCTATTACCGGCTTAATGTAATTGAATTAGAATTACGGCCTTTGCGGGAACGTCCTGAGGATACGCTGGCGTTAATCTATTATTTCTTGAACAAGTTTCATAAGAAATACAAAAAAGATCATAGCATATCGCCTGAGTGCAGGGACATATTGCTTGACTATTCCTGGCCAGGCAATATCAGGGAACTCGAAAACATGATAGAACGGCTGGTCGTAGTTGTAGAGGATTCAACCATTGAAGTGTGCCATTTGCCCAAAATTTTTTCTGAAGCATTTTCAAAGAGCATACAGTTTCCTGCGACGGAGAAACCGCAAGTCAGGACATTGGATGAAGCTATTTGTCAGTTAGAACGCAGAATGATTGTGGAAGCATTGCATAAGTATGGCAGTTCCCGTAAAGTTGCTCACGCATTACATATTAGTCAGAGTAAAGCCTATCGACTGATTGAAAAATATTGCAACAATAAATTGTTTTGA
- a CDS encoding corrinoid protein, whose product MSNFKELAAAVLEGDDENVQAITRQLINAGTAPLEIVNKGLLAGMDIVAPKFKAGEMFIPEVMMSAKALAEGMKLVKPLLSADDSADVSTFLMGTVKGDLHDIGKNLVVMIVESGGFNVVDLGIDVAPEQFVAAIKEHKPHIVGMCALLTTTMMGMKDTIELITEAGLRDSVKILVGGAPLYPEFAEKIGADGYCVDAVACKEMATAMVAKN is encoded by the coding sequence ATGAGTAATTTTAAAGAATTGGCAGCAGCAGTACTTGAAGGTGATGACGAAAATGTTCAGGCAATTACCCGGCAATTGATTAATGCCGGCACAGCTCCATTAGAGATTGTTAACAAGGGGTTGCTGGCAGGTATGGATATTGTAGCGCCAAAATTTAAAGCCGGTGAAATGTTCATTCCTGAAGTTATGATGTCCGCAAAAGCTTTGGCAGAAGGTATGAAATTAGTAAAGCCACTGCTTTCAGCAGATGATTCCGCTGATGTGTCTACCTTTTTAATGGGAACTGTAAAAGGCGATTTACATGATATCGGCAAAAACCTTGTTGTCATGATTGTAGAAAGCGGTGGCTTTAATGTTGTTGACTTAGGCATCGATGTAGCTCCCGAACAATTCGTAGCCGCCATTAAAGAGCATAAGCCGCACATTGTCGGCATGTGTGCACTGTTAACAACTACGATGATGGGGATGAAAGACACGATTGAATTGATTACGGAAGCCGGGCTCAGGGACAGTGTTAAAATTCTGGTTGGCGGTGCGCCGCTCTATCCTGAGTTTGCCGAAAAGATTGGGGCAGATGGCTATTGTGTCGATGCGGTGGCTTGTAAGGAAATGGCGACGGCAATGGTAGCGAAAAACTAA
- a CDS encoding methyltetrahydrofolate cobalamin methyltransferase yields MVIVGELINTSRKAISEAVDNKDAQYIQQVAREQAEAGADFIDVNCGSKVFNEVESMRWLVSTIQQAVQTPLCIDSPNPEALEAGLELIMHTVPMINSITDEGPRFEAVIPLVQKYKAKIVALCMDECGMPDTAADRMRVVGNLYVKLKAAGVDDDDLYFDPLVKPVSSVASAGAEVLDTIRLIREQYPQVHFMCGLSNVSYGLPNRKYLNRLFVAQTMAAGMDGYILNPTDQGMMGLICAAKTLLGQDEFCMGYLKAHRKGFYGE; encoded by the coding sequence TTGGTCATCGTTGGCGAACTGATTAATACCAGCCGCAAGGCTATTAGCGAGGCGGTAGATAACAAAGACGCCCAGTATATTCAACAAGTGGCTAGAGAACAGGCTGAAGCCGGAGCCGATTTTATTGACGTTAACTGCGGTAGCAAAGTGTTTAATGAGGTTGAGAGTATGCGGTGGCTTGTCAGTACGATTCAGCAAGCCGTTCAGACTCCCTTGTGTATTGACAGCCCTAACCCTGAGGCATTAGAAGCCGGCCTGGAATTGATCATGCACACAGTACCGATGATTAATTCGATCACCGATGAAGGCCCGCGTTTTGAGGCCGTGATACCGCTCGTGCAAAAATACAAAGCCAAAATAGTAGCATTGTGCATGGATGAATGCGGCATGCCTGATACAGCAGCCGACCGTATGCGGGTAGTCGGAAACTTATACGTTAAACTCAAGGCTGCCGGCGTTGACGACGATGACCTGTATTTTGACCCGCTGGTAAAACCGGTCAGCAGTGTGGCTTCGGCTGGTGCGGAAGTGCTTGATACAATCCGCTTGATCAGAGAGCAGTATCCGCAAGTACACTTTATGTGCGGACTCAGCAACGTATCATACGGCCTGCCTAACCGCAAATACTTAAACAGGCTGTTTGTAGCACAAACGATGGCGGCCGGTATGGACGGCTATATTCTTAACCCGACAGATCAGGGCATGATGGGACTGATTTGTGCGGCTAAGACACTCTTAGGGCAGGATGAATTTTGTATGGGCTATCTCAAAGCCCACCGTAAGGGGTTCTACGGCGAATAA
- a CDS encoding NAD/NADP-dependent octopine/nopaline dehydrogenase family protein — protein sequence MKNMEYLKIKPIAVLGAGAVGKAIAGDCALGGAQVRLCDLPPFAEKTLFGIKETGINFFGDQLNLYGFERNGMAQMELVTTNVAQAVKGAGLVVVATPCAGHKPFFEKLIPALEDGMVIHIFPDNYGSLILRKMMREAGCMKNVIIGGWSSSTYGSRVEIKGGVILPKIRVYYRAITLRGAALPAADTEAFLESSKYLPSMDAVTNGQGAVAGDTVMDTGFSNVNPVLHCPGTILGVGVMENFGVIFGEDKYKYSIYSHAYCPSISEVQYAFYQEECSLAAAMGVGIQPYRKEQFFSRENVLGAEYMGEDYVIPFDQQDPIQFGTGPFTMENRYITEDIPVGCHVYHELGKKFGVRTPVIDSMINLASAILKRDFYQQGYTLDYLGIGHMDKAEMNAYLRDGVYK from the coding sequence ATGAAAAACATGGAATATTTAAAAATTAAACCGATAGCCGTCCTTGGTGCCGGGGCTGTCGGCAAAGCGATTGCCGGCGACTGTGCTTTAGGCGGGGCTCAAGTCCGTCTTTGCGACTTGCCGCCGTTTGCCGAAAAGACGCTATTTGGCATCAAAGAAACAGGGATTAATTTTTTTGGTGATCAGCTAAATTTATACGGGTTTGAGCGGAACGGCATGGCCCAAATGGAACTTGTTACGACAAATGTGGCACAAGCTGTCAAAGGTGCAGGGTTGGTCGTCGTCGCTACCCCTTGTGCCGGTCACAAACCCTTCTTTGAAAAATTAATACCTGCGCTGGAAGACGGCATGGTCATCCATATTTTCCCTGACAACTATGGATCACTGATCTTAAGAAAGATGATGCGGGAAGCCGGCTGCATGAAGAACGTTATAATTGGCGGCTGGTCTAGTTCCACTTATGGCAGCCGCGTAGAAATTAAGGGTGGCGTTATTTTGCCGAAGATCCGTGTATACTACCGGGCGATAACGTTAAGAGGGGCTGCCCTGCCGGCCGCTGATACCGAGGCTTTTCTCGAAAGCTCCAAATATCTGCCGTCGATGGACGCAGTAACAAACGGCCAGGGTGCCGTTGCCGGCGATACTGTCATGGATACCGGGTTTAGCAATGTTAATCCTGTGCTGCATTGTCCGGGAACAATTCTTGGGGTAGGCGTCATGGAGAACTTCGGGGTAATATTCGGTGAGGACAAATATAAATACAGCATTTATTCCCACGCTTATTGTCCATCAATTTCTGAAGTACAGTACGCCTTCTATCAAGAGGAATGTTCTCTGGCGGCAGCTATGGGTGTCGGCATTCAGCCTTACCGGAAAGAACAGTTCTTCTCCCGTGAAAACGTATTAGGGGCAGAATACATGGGTGAGGATTATGTCATACCGTTTGACCAGCAAGATCCGATTCAATTCGGCACGGGCCCGTTCACTATGGAAAACAGGTACATTACCGAAGATATTCCGGTAGGTTGTCATGTTTACCATGAATTAGGCAAGAAGTTTGGCGTCCGTACCCCGGTCATTGATTCGATGATTAATCTTGCCTCAGCCATCTTAAAAAGAGATTTTTATCAACAGGGCTACACTCTGGATTACCTGGGCATCGGCCATATGGATAAAGCGGAAATGAATGCTTATCTGCGCGACGGCGTGTATAAATAG
- a CDS encoding trimethylamine methyltransferase family protein: MVTPIKRNIGFSVLNQEKISKIHEKSLYLMEHVGMRITGERAGKLLTANGATMTAEGLIRIPQKLVDKALKTAPKELTLYNREGQPAMLINSQDQVYFGTHADQLEFVDPFSNKVRQFLKKDIQTMCKVADYLPNIYFVLSVGMTADVDPKVQTQSTFIETIKNFSKTINFSTNDIESLQDIIDIAADVAGGLANLQQKPFIFNYCEPIPPLTHPLESTEKIYISAENRIPFVYMPYCMMGGTSPMSKAATLAQCNAEALAGLVLTQLVSEGAPFIYGAMPSVLDMRTSIGSYAAPEFHLNIAAMADLVAYYGLPFYGTAGCSDAKVIDEQAVSEATMEIFSTMLSKANIIHDVGVMDHCKSVSPELVVLANEIIEGLKHYTAGIEVADADFALAVIEKVGPGGHYLTEMHTNKNFRQIWYPSLFSRKMNNEDYSEVSGKIKQKIKDILEGHEVAKLEASVIKDLAKWERKLGL, translated from the coding sequence ATGGTTACGCCAATTAAACGTAATATAGGCTTTTCGGTCCTGAACCAGGAGAAGATCAGTAAGATTCACGAAAAAAGCCTATATCTTATGGAACATGTCGGCATGCGGATAACGGGTGAGCGGGCCGGAAAGCTGCTGACCGCTAATGGGGCTACCATGACAGCCGAGGGTCTTATCCGCATTCCACAAAAACTGGTTGACAAAGCACTTAAAACTGCCCCGAAAGAACTGACACTGTATAACCGTGAGGGGCAGCCGGCGATGCTGATCAACAGTCAGGACCAGGTGTATTTCGGTACACATGCCGACCAGTTGGAGTTTGTCGATCCCTTCAGCAATAAAGTACGCCAATTCCTCAAAAAAGACATCCAGACAATGTGCAAGGTAGCCGATTATCTACCTAACATCTATTTTGTCTTATCGGTAGGGATGACGGCCGATGTTGACCCCAAAGTCCAGACCCAAAGTACTTTTATCGAAACAATAAAAAACTTTAGCAAAACGATTAATTTTTCTACAAATGATATTGAATCACTGCAGGATATCATCGACATTGCGGCCGATGTGGCCGGCGGCTTGGCAAACCTGCAGCAAAAGCCCTTCATTTTTAACTACTGCGAGCCTATCCCGCCTCTGACTCACCCGCTGGAAAGCACTGAGAAAATATATATCAGCGCCGAAAATCGCATACCTTTTGTCTATATGCCGTATTGCATGATGGGGGGCACATCGCCGATGAGCAAGGCTGCGACGCTGGCCCAGTGCAATGCCGAAGCCCTGGCAGGCTTGGTCCTTACCCAACTAGTTAGCGAAGGCGCACCGTTCATTTATGGCGCAATGCCGTCTGTACTTGATATGCGCACAAGTATTGGCAGTTACGCAGCGCCTGAGTTCCATCTCAATATTGCCGCTATGGCCGACTTAGTCGCCTATTACGGTCTTCCCTTCTATGGTACAGCAGGTTGTTCGGATGCCAAGGTTATTGACGAGCAAGCTGTGTCAGAGGCGACGATGGAGATTTTCTCCACCATGTTAAGCAAAGCCAATATCATTCATGATGTCGGCGTAATGGACCATTGTAAGAGTGTTTCGCCGGAATTAGTTGTTTTGGCGAATGAGATTATTGAAGGACTAAAGCACTATACTGCCGGTATTGAGGTGGCTGATGCGGACTTTGCCCTTGCTGTCATTGAAAAAGTAGGGCCAGGCGGCCACTACCTGACCGAAATGCACACCAATAAGAATTTCCGCCAGATCTGGTATCCCAGCCTGTTTAGCCGCAAGATGAATAATGAGGATTATTCGGAAGTCAGCGGCAAGATTAAGCAAAAGATCAAAGATATTCTCGAAGGGCACGAGGTGGCAAAACTTGAGGCATCTGTAATCAAAGACCTAGCAAAGTGGGAACGTAAACTGGGGCTATAG
- a CDS encoding aspartate/glutamate racemase family protein, with protein sequence MIFWQNRDAGINHIKTRKNHVCYGMGLGIVLLNDAYPGFPGDVRNASAFPYPIQYEIAEGVTNKTLVYDENPAQCREAVIAAATKLERLGCRAIAAECGYFAFFQKDVAVAVDVPVFMSSLLQVPFIQQVISPSKAVGIICAQKQFLSKDHLKNVGIDPNSNLVIAGAQDEYGCTEFDNLWNPLKRPDCPEAYYDKAEQQMVRTAAEFVSKNPDIGAIMLECTGMQPFARAIQRAVNLPVFDWGTLLDYAFSVVAHRDYYGHV encoded by the coding sequence ATGATTTTTTGGCAGAACCGTGATGCTGGCATCAATCATATAAAAACCCGCAAAAACCATGTGTGCTATGGTATGGGGTTAGGAATAGTGCTGCTAAATGATGCTTATCCCGGGTTTCCAGGAGATGTGCGCAATGCCAGTGCTTTTCCGTATCCGATTCAATATGAAATTGCCGAAGGTGTAACAAACAAGACGTTAGTCTATGATGAGAATCCGGCTCAGTGTCGCGAGGCGGTCATCGCTGCGGCGACAAAGCTGGAACGGCTGGGATGCCGGGCCATTGCGGCTGAATGCGGCTATTTTGCCTTTTTTCAAAAAGATGTGGCCGTTGCCGTCGATGTACCGGTGTTTATGTCTAGTCTATTGCAAGTACCGTTTATTCAGCAGGTAATTAGTCCGAGTAAAGCAGTGGGCATCATTTGTGCGCAAAAGCAGTTTTTAAGTAAAGATCATTTAAAAAATGTCGGCATTGACCCTAACAGCAATTTAGTAATTGCCGGTGCGCAGGACGAATATGGCTGCACAGAATTCGATAATTTATGGAATCCTCTCAAGCGCCCTGATTGCCCGGAAGCCTATTATGATAAAGCCGAGCAGCAAATGGTCCGGACAGCTGCCGAATTTGTCAGCAAAAATCCCGATATAGGCGCTATCATGCTTGAATGTACCGGTATGCAGCCGTTTGCGCGTGCTATCCAACGGGCAGTAAATCTACCGGTATTCGACTGGGGTACGCTCTTAGATTACGCTTTTTCCGTAGTTGCTCATCGCGACTACTATGGGCACGTCTGA
- a CDS encoding MFS transporter, with translation MTTSNLIKFDDVPLNKFHLKMTGITFAAHFTDGFSLGVIGIALTVITPQMGLSPFWQGLIGSSALIGLFLGSLVLGWVSDYVGRQRIFMLNFVLIATATFFQFFVQTPEQLFLLRILIGIGLGGDYSVGHTMLAEFLPRKHRGAILGSFSVIWTFGYVAASFLGVYLQSTLADSWRWLLVSAFPLAMFVIFYRIGSPESPRWLLRQGRTEEAHAIVKKYLGPTVVLDDETVAQGTGKFIDLFSRKLIKRTLFNCIFFMCLVIPYFAIYTFLPDILKTMGLSENFSTNMLLNALLVVGAFCGIWWTIKFSRRGFLINSFIFLGISLLALGLLPPSAKTLMIITFAAFTLVMSAVSNLVGVFPAESFPTDVRSSGVGLATAASRLGAAVGTFLLPMSIANLGMSYTLLWLTGTLVVGTIVSIAWAPETKTLTLSEASTPDKPIHSA, from the coding sequence ATGACTACGAGCAATTTAATAAAATTTGACGATGTGCCATTAAATAAATTTCACTTAAAAATGACTGGAATTACATTTGCAGCCCACTTTACAGATGGATTCTCACTCGGTGTTATTGGCATAGCGCTTACTGTTATCACGCCCCAAATGGGACTTTCCCCTTTTTGGCAGGGCCTTATTGGCAGTTCTGCTTTAATTGGGCTGTTTTTAGGAAGCTTGGTGCTTGGCTGGGTCTCTGACTATGTAGGGCGGCAGAGAATTTTTATGCTCAATTTTGTTCTTATTGCCACCGCAACATTTTTTCAATTTTTTGTGCAAACGCCTGAGCAACTATTCCTGTTGAGGATTCTAATCGGCATTGGTCTTGGCGGTGACTATAGTGTTGGACATACGATGTTAGCCGAGTTTTTACCGCGAAAACACCGCGGCGCTATCTTAGGCTCCTTTAGTGTTATCTGGACGTTTGGCTATGTGGCCGCAAGCTTTCTGGGAGTATACCTGCAAAGCACACTGGCAGATTCGTGGCGGTGGTTGCTCGTATCGGCATTTCCGCTGGCGATGTTTGTCATCTTTTACAGAATCGGAAGTCCTGAATCGCCTAGATGGTTGTTAAGACAAGGGCGTACCGAAGAAGCACATGCCATCGTTAAAAAATATCTGGGGCCTACTGTTGTGCTTGATGATGAGACAGTTGCACAAGGCACGGGTAAATTCATCGACTTGTTTAGTCGCAAGCTAATCAAGCGCACGCTGTTTAACTGCATCTTTTTTATGTGTTTAGTCATTCCGTATTTTGCCATTTACACATTTCTGCCCGATATTCTAAAAACAATGGGACTATCTGAAAATTTTTCTACTAACATGCTGTTAAATGCTCTGCTGGTAGTTGGCGCTTTCTGCGGCATTTGGTGGACAATAAAATTCTCCCGTCGCGGCTTTCTCATCAATTCCTTCATTTTTCTGGGCATTTCACTGCTGGCCCTCGGACTGTTGCCGCCAAGCGCTAAAACTCTGATGATTATCACTTTTGCCGCCTTTACGTTAGTTATGTCGGCTGTGTCCAACTTGGTCGGGGTTTTTCCAGCAGAGAGCTTTCCTACAGATGTCCGTTCATCCGGCGTAGGGTTAGCTACGGCTGCCAGCCGGCTGGGAGCAGCGGTAGGGACATTTTTACTACCGATGAGTATCGCGAATTTGGGCATGAGCTACACACTTCTCTGGCTGACAGGCACGCTAGTCGTCGGCACTATCGTTTCTATTGCCTGGGCGCCGGAAACAAAAACATTAACACTTAGTGAAGCCAGCACACCCGATAAACCAATTCACTCAGCATAA
- the panB gene encoding 3-methyl-2-oxobutanoate hydroxymethyltransferase, which translates to MTRAKVTIPYLMDKKAKHEQISMMTCYDYPMALLQEQAGIDIILCGDSLGMTVYGYDGTLPVTMDMMVVHSAAVKRGAPTAFVIGDMPFLSYQVSPQEAVRNAGRLMQEANVDCIKLEGGTVMAETVKCIVNAGIPVMGHLGLTPQSTSALGGFKAQGRSAEAAYRIIEDAALLEAVGACSILLEAIPPEVAKIITAKSKVPVISIGAGIHCDGQLLIVHDMLGFFDRFVPKFVKKYANVNGVILAALNQYKDEVEKGVFPAKEHCYGMPAEEISKLSDMMKG; encoded by the coding sequence ATGACAAGAGCAAAAGTAACGATTCCGTATCTTATGGACAAGAAAGCAAAACACGAACAAATCTCGATGATGACTTGTTATGATTACCCTATGGCTTTGCTGCAGGAGCAAGCCGGCATCGATATTATTTTGTGCGGTGATTCGCTGGGTATGACCGTATATGGCTATGACGGGACTTTGCCGGTCACGATGGACATGATGGTTGTTCATTCGGCAGCCGTCAAGCGTGGCGCACCAACCGCTTTTGTCATTGGCGATATGCCGTTTTTATCCTACCAGGTATCGCCGCAGGAGGCCGTGCGCAACGCCGGCCGGTTGATGCAAGAAGCCAATGTTGACTGCATCAAGCTGGAAGGCGGCACCGTGATGGCGGAAACTGTAAAATGCATCGTTAACGCCGGTATTCCTGTTATGGGCCATCTGGGACTGACGCCGCAGTCTACGTCGGCGCTGGGCGGTTTCAAAGCCCAAGGCCGTTCGGCCGAGGCCGCTTACCGCATCATTGAAGATGCCGCCCTGTTGGAAGCGGTTGGTGCTTGTTCAATTTTACTGGAGGCTATTCCGCCCGAGGTGGCTAAAATCATTACCGCCAAGAGCAAAGTGCCTGTCATCAGCATCGGCGCCGGCATTCACTGTGACGGACAGTTGTTGATTGTACATGATATGCTTGGTTTTTTCGACCGCTTTGTGCCTAAGTTTGTCAAGAAATATGCTAATGTCAACGGCGTTATTTTAGCAGCGCTAAATCAATATAAAGATGAAGTGGAAAAAGGAGTATTCCCGGCCAAAGAACATTGCTACGGTATGCCGGCCGAAGAAATCAGCAAACTGAGCGATATGATGAAAGGGTAG